The following are encoded together in the Theileria orientalis strain Shintoku DNA, chromosome 1, complete genome genome:
- a CDS encoding uncharacterized protein (protein of unknown function DUF529 repeat containing protein) — translation MQKNYIYSTRIHELSTCTILTPRILDIAIFVNMEINIARILSSFACFNGILIILLIRQNIAYCGSTRRYNSQTTDQATSSFSSLRSNRNNSNNSSTPVSGVDENSGSSSDGTSGSDSGSGVESGENQDQSGSQDQDQSKGTSEGTTVDQGQSQDQSGNQDQDQSKGTSEGTTVDQGQSQDQSGNQDQDQSKGTSEGTTVDQDQSQSQDQSGNQDQDQSKGTSEGTTVDQGQSQDQSGNQDQDQSKGTSEGTTVDQDQSQSQDQSGNQDQDQSKKSTESEEPGEGASTTTKEPKKPGEKEAIELDFKDKKSTDAYDYLSKDGFAKYTAKSGYGFASVKVRSGFFGSTASTLWSSENSKDYATAVVRDGTATFSSAKNVTIFFGNNHRHFTKSDSKFVLDSDLRFYGNETFSTPSQPDGTDYTKNDGADVLTFEFKDDKKCTEFKFIRRSLENDNSSKVVVEEVSVWKHHDKLYGDKYPKRLRYYFPDTIALTFDVSFIVFTKNDKEWTEKGLFDFKLYAYDSDNKLIELDATAYDIADTTNDHVFTFKEDVKLVELKHKGKEFWKYNDKYPLALRYKKDGSKFVMGFADSFAVFEMDSDNNVQETEFFIKLYHQDPNDFTKTVEIHGADYDLNEEDDKFSFVIDQKVKCSMVKVDGKELWTYDPSNPDDSFSTEVLYWKDRNKVIIDCPKYFNMYQNGSDGEFDNGKRFDIKLYSKDPNITQLVPLNHSMYDLIEDSNKYQLKFKEDAKFSSIKFSDSEIWKHDQSKHGDEHPKRLRYYPDKLALTFDNSFIVYTKNDDGKWEGGDLFDFKLYANDSDNNLIELDATAYDITDYPSEHVFSIKEDVKLVVLKHKGKEFWKYNPSKLSQYPDSLRYKKDGSALFVNFGTLFVLAAKEARLPDDIKYNLFTLDIKNQESADEYKYEYKVSNNSHTFTSNLGYLIDKVTKGDLVLWEAKDYGNEYGSSVFVGPNENGERVFRVKFAGPGPISTEDFGKPVDPNAVPRPTRPIKYSNLGTKRENYDVPVSESEAEEREEVDAEHMIALNIKKKESSKFVTYEKDEENEVESFTAKEPYRFCFLMKGERKVWSYESGEFPNKASIMRDDRGERFLRLQYIKPEEAVVKKDKLAGVSPKKIEELRERTKSGVDLFMNNSSYNFNYYHNGCIHDFKAAPEYLFDRVTIRGTELWRAKDESEYSHRVRMIKYGFGMFEVDIHGYIGGLKKLIKNFSIPWQCLDMSKPVYTGLVMNAMWTSYAMIVKKHDGYRVYTPRPGFYFDHVMEWKRSGVILIWETEYHSCCSNKVIVTGLGPTKTLSVIIYTLEGRKIYYSKAGNSWHIRESYKTLTPVADAAFVTALPPLNIRSRRHWPFNRRLVLVCGRKWYL, via the exons ATGCAAAAaaactatatatattcaaCTCGCATTCACGAACTTTCCACTTGTACCATTTTGACTCCTAGAATCTTAGATATCGCAATTTTCGTCAATATGGAGATCAATATTGCTAGaatt CTTAGCTCATTTGCCTGTTTTAACggaattttaattattctaTTGATTCGGCAAAATATCGCATATTGTGGCAGCACCCGGCGTTATAATTCGCAAACTACGGATCAAGCCACTTCTTCATTTAGTTCACTTCGTTCTAACAGGAATAATTCCAATAATTCATCTACACCAGTTTCAGGTGTAGATGAGAATTCTGGTTCATCTTCTGATGGGACTTCTGGTTCTGATTCTGGTTCAGGTGTAGAATCAGGTGAGAACCAGGACCAGAGTGGAAGTCAAGACCAAGATCAAAGTAAGGGAACAAGTGAAGGAACAACTGTAGATCAAGGTCAAAGTCAGGACCAGAGTGGAAATCAAGACCAAGATCAAAGTAAGGGAACAAGTGAAGGAACAACTGTAGATCAAGGTCAAAGTCAGGACCAGAGTGGAAATCAAGACCAAGATCAAAGTAAGGGAACAAGTGAAGGAACAACTGTAGATCAAGATCAAAGTCAAAGTCAGGACCAGAGTGGAAATCAAGACCAAGATCAAAGTAAGGGAACAAGTGAAGGAACAACTGTAGATCAAGGTCAAAGTCAGGACCAGAGTGGAAATCAAGACCAAGATCAAAGTAAGGGAACAAGTGAAGGAACAACTGTAGATCAAGATCAAAGTCAAAGTCAGGACCAGAGTGGAAATCAAGACCAAGATCaaagtaaaaaatcaaCTGAGAGTGAGGAACCAGGTGAAGGAGCTTCAACCACAACTAAAGAGCCCAAAAAACCCGGTGAAAAAGAAGCCATTGAACTTGACTTTAAGGATAAAAAGTCAACGGATGCTTATGATTATCTTTCTAAAGACGGCTTTGCCAAATACACAGCTAAGTCTGGTTATGGATTCGCATCTGTGAAAGTCAGAAGCGGGTTTTTTGGCTCAACAGCTTCTACTCTTTGGAGTTCTGAGAATTCTAAAGATTATGCCACTGCAGTTGTTAGAGACGGAACTGCTACTTTCTCAAGTGCGAAGAATGTTACAATTTTCTTCGGCAACAACCACAGACACTTTACCAAGTCAGACAGTAAATTTGTTCTTGACTCCGATTTACGATTTTATGGAAACGAAACTTTCAGCACCCCTTCCCAACCCGATGGTACAGACTACACAAAAAACGATGGTGCAGATGTGCTTACGTTCGAGTTTAAAGATGATAAAAAGTGTACTGAATTTAAGTTTATCCGAAGGAGTTTAGAAAACGACAATTCTTCAAAAGTCGTTGTTGAGGAGGTCTCTGTATGGAAACACCACGATAAATTATATGGAGATAAATACCCTAAACGGCTTAGATACTACTTCCCTGATACAATCGCACTCACTTTTGATGTTTCATTCATTGTCTTTACCAAGAATGATAAGGAATGGACTGAGAAAGGTTTATTTgactttaaattatacGCCTATGATTCTGATAATAAACTGATAGAACTCGATGCTACAGCCTATGATATAGCAGATACAACCAATGACCACGTGTTCACTTTTAAGGAGGATGTCAAGCTTGTCGAGCTTAAACATAAGGGGAAAGAATTTTGGAAATATAATGACAAATATCCTCTTGCTTTACGTTACAAGAAGGATGGATCCAAATTCGTCATGGGTTTTGCTGATTCCTTTGCAGTTTTCGAAATGGATAGTGATAACAATGTCCAAGAAACGGAGTTTTTCATCAAGCTATACCATCAAGATCCTAACGACTTTACTAAGACTGTGGAAATACATGGAGCTGATTACGACCTtaatgaagaagatgataaatTCAGCTTTGTAATTGATCAGAAGGTTAAATGTTCAATGGTTAAGGTGGACGGAAAAGAATTGTGGACTTACGACCCTTCTAATCCGGATGATTCTTTTTCCACTGAAGTGTTATATTGGAAGGATAGGAATAAGGTGATTATTGACTGTCCAAAATACTTTAATATGTATCAAAATGGCTCTGATGGTGAATTTGACAATGGTAAACGTTTTGATATTAAACTTTATTCCAAAGATCCCAACATTACTCAATTGGTTCCTTTGAATCACTCCATGTATGATTTGATAGAAGATTCTAACAAATATCagcttaaatttaaagagGATGCCAAATTTTCTTCTATTAAATTTTCTGATAGTGAGATTTGGAAACATGACCAATCCAAGCATGGTGATGAACATCCTAAACGTCTTAGATACTATCCTGATAAATTGGCACTCACTTTTGATAATTCGTTCATTGTTTATACCAAGAATGATGATGGGAAATGGGAAGGGGGAGATTTGTTTGACTTCAAATTATACGCCAATGACTctgataataatttaatagaaCTCGATGCTACAGCCTATGATATAACAGATTACCCCAGTGAACATGTTTTCAGCATTAAGGAGGATGTTAAGCTTGTTGTGCTTAAACATAAGGGCAAAGAATTTTGGAAATATAACCCTTCTAAACTTAGCCAATATCCTGATTCCTTGCGCTACAAGAAGGATGGTTCCGCAttgtttgtaaattttgGCACTCTTTTTGTATTGGCTGCCAAGGAGG CTCGACTCCCAGATGACATTAAATACAATTTATTCACGCTTGATATCAAAAACCAAGAAAGCGCCGATGAGTATAAGTACGAGTACAAGGTGTCGAATAACAGCCACACCTTTACGAGCAATCTAGGATATTTAATAGACAAGGTCACCAAAGGTGATTTGGTGCTGTGGGAAGCCAAAGACTATGGGAACGAGTACGGTAGCAGCGTGTTCGTAGGACCAAATGAAAACGGAGAAAGAGTTTTCAGAGTAAAGTTCGCAGGCCCAGGGCCCATATCCACAGAGGATTTCGGAAAGCCTGTTGATCCAAACGCAGTTCCCAGGCCCACAAGGCCAATCAAGTATTCAAACTTGGGAACGAAGAGGGAGAACTACGACGTCCCAGTGTCCGAAAGCGAAGCAGAGGAACGAGAGGAAGTCGACGCCGAGCATATGATAGCCTTGAATATCAAGAAGAAAGAGTCCTCAAAATTCGTCACGTACGAAAAAGATGAGGAAAACGAAGTTGAGAGCTTCACTGCAAAGGAGCCCTACAGGTTCTGCTTCCTGATGAAGGGGGAGCGCAAGGTCTGGAGCTACGAAAGCGGCGAGTTCCCGAATAAGGCTTCCATAATGAGAGACGACAGGGGAGAACGTTTCCTGAGGTTGCAGTACATCAAGCCTGAGGAGGCAGTCGTGAAAAAGGACAAGCTTGCGGGCGTGAGTCCCAAAAAGATCGAGGAACTCAGGGAGCGCACCAAGAGCGGAGTCGATCTCTTCATGAATAACAGCTCGTACAACTTCAACTACTACCACAACGGTTGCATTCACGACTTCAAGGCGGCCCCCGAATACCTGTTCGACAGAGTGACGATAAGAGGCACTGAGTTGTGGAGAGCCAAAGACGAGAGCGAGTACTCGCACAGAGTCCGAATGATCAAGTACGGCTTCGGCATGTTCGAGGTCGACATCCACGGGTACATTGGCGGCCTGAAGAAGTTAATCAAAAATTTCTCAATCCCCTGGCAGTGCCTCGACATGAGTAAGCCAGTGTACACCGGCCTCGTAATGAACGCCATGTGGACATCTTACGCAATGATAGTTAAAAAGCACGACGGGTACAGAGTGTACACCCCGAGACCCGGCTTTTACTTTGACCACGTTATGGAATGGAAAAGATCTGGTGTCATCCTTATCTGGGAAACAGAGTACCACAGCTGCTGCTCAAACAAGGTCATTGTCACTGGCCTAGGGCCTACCAAGACCCTATCAGTCATCATATACACGCTTGAGGGTAGAAAAATCTACTACTCCAAGGCAGGAAATTCATGG CATATTCGTGAATCgtataaaacattaacgCCCGTCGCCGACGCGGCCTTCGTCACTGCATTACCGCCGCTGAATATTCGCAGTCGACGCCACTGGCCGTTTAATCGCCGATTAGTCCTGGTGTGTGGTCGAAAGTGGTACCTTTAG
- a CDS encoding hexose transporter has protein sequence MEKNSKRYLLVGGSIGALMATSFGLTISALNTSKEFAIVEMGWCSNAQNIYDCSKSHLYAGLCNTASFAGSAIGSLFISLSGKLGRRVSFMAINWFFIVGSVLSASSVNFAMLFVGRLFSGFGVGLDAIVPIFLVEICHPNARKYFSVIYQFFITLGIVLTAGWQLIHGRVVTNTGFELSLKDKVIWRGSQLLPAITAIIALLLIHFVFKFNTPYELIEKGKTAEAREVIEKLHGAEAVDEVYDEFDRDSENAKSTPNVPLHKAFKNPTYRKIILHSFVLSAIQQLVGINVLISNANKLFLEMAGRSMKSTLASTGILLVNFVATVALTFVIGKYGRKTFLVWGIGFSTVFMALASFSKPIGKDAKWVPIVSIIGSFGFIIGFAVGLGGITWVYLSEVYPPETKNGAMSVAVFINWVCAAATVFGSEYLISYSEVLVNTIFFAFSLFGLVYVILFIKETKGVALGKAYD, from the coding sequence ATGGAAAAAAACAGTAAGCGCTATTTACTAGTAGGAGGTTCGATTGGAGCTCTAATGGCAACGTCTTTTGGATTAACCATTTCAGCTCTGAACACCTCAAAGGAGTTTGCAATTGTTGAAATGGGTTGGTGTTCTAATGCTCAGAATATATACGACTGTAGCAAGTCGCACCTATACGCTGGACTGTGTAACACTGCCTCGTTTGCAGGTTCAGCTATAGGTTCCTTGTTTATTAGTCTCTCTGGAAAACTGGGAAGAAGAGTGTCATTTATGGCAATCAACTGGTTCTTCATTGTAGGTTCAGTGCTCTCTGCTTCGTCAGTTAATTTTGCTATGTTATTTGTCGGTCGTTTATTCTCTGGGTTCGGAGTTGGACTTGATGCAATCGTTCCAATTTTCCTAGTGGAAATATGTCATCCAAACGCAAGGAAATATTTCAGTGTTATATATCAGTTCTTCATAACACTGGGAATCGTACTGACAGCAGGTTGGCAGTTGATTCACGGTCGTGTTGTTACCAACACTGGCTTTGAACTGAGTCTTAAGGACAAGGTGATATGGCGTGGCTCCCAGCTCCTTCCTGCTATCACTGCTATCATAGCTCTCTTACTGATCCACTTCGTCTTCAAATTCAACACTCCATATGAGCTGAttgaaaaaggaaaaacaGCTGAGGCTCGTGAGGTTATTGAGAAGTTACATGGCGCAGAGGCAGTTGACGAGGTGTATGACGAGTTTGATCGCGACAGTGAAAACGCCAAGTCAACGCCTAATGTGCCTTTACACAAGGCCTTTAAAAATCCCACGTACCGCAAAATCATTTTACACTCGTTCGTACTATCTGCAATACAACAGCTGGTCGGTATCAACGTTCTGATCTCGAATGCCAACAAGTTGTTCTTGGAGATGGCAGGAAGGAGCATGAAGTCGACTCTCGCTTCTACCGGAATACTGTTGGTTAACTTCGTGGCAACAGTGGCATTGACTTTTGTGATTGGAAAGTATGGAAGAAAAACATTTTTGGTTTGGGGTATTGGTTTTTCTACAGTCTTCATGGCTCTGGCCTCGTTCAGTAAGCCTATTGGCAAAGACGCGAAGTGGGTACCCATAGTGTCAATCATTGGTTCATTCGGTTTCATCATTGGTTTTGCAGTCGGTTTAGGAGGAATAACATGGGTGTACTTATCCGAAGTGTACCCACCAGAGACTAAAAACGGTGCTATGAGTGTCGCAGTGTTTATCAACTGGGTATGCGCAGCAGCAACAGTGTTCGGTTCCGAGTATCTCATATCCTACTCCGAAGTACTTGTGAACACAATTTTTTTCGCATTTTCACTATTCGGATTAgtttatgtaattttattcataaagGAAACCAAAGGAGTGGCCTTGGGAAAAGCATATGActga
- a CDS encoding uncharacterized protein (protein kinase, core domain containing protein) yields the protein MSNFGDALIKRLLVSGVKVTEKCVYWKPVLISYKWPKYAKNPEYADQLPVGEIVRVERNNVEKFISGRAVNQYFIQKRIAETSTATLWRCYDVVTNKFYCIKLYYITACKKERSVRFFKDDTEVVTLLDKVIDEMMYQTSLKSSQGVCRAKEVLVDLAGDLIYFIMDYYPSQLMNYDYNTGRYCGPYKGELRMKYLYNEKTAREIMTQLVKTTEKLHAKGLVHKDIKPDNILISTVDARMFDCFNAPENATMSRYSSDDLMETTPHNEDAEELVEKIDLAKTTEVVKFSREGLSRSLFCEGVTGDFPYNFSNHFDLIFMLWEDSRVIIDLNRFRQSENEFFLGKNALTFARQAALNSVVNARDVYSYFTRHRPELNYKINRNFSPLKAIQSTLKDGKGAGASSASYATGANGQNGDNLTPRGRGRTPRIKNLAKDGDFELKVEAVLCDFGVASIAEQELGELVIYDSEGTTSFTSPESLKYIEGSISAPKREVFSLGVTLYCMIYGMLPYSGKSSIEMLVSILETPLVYHAFREVSDDLKLLLSEMLHKDQDKRIKLSSILSHPWFKNSQ from the coding sequence ATGTCTAATTTCGGCGACGCTCTGATCAAGAGACTGCTAGTATCAGGAGTTAAGGTGACTGAAAAGTGTGTGTACTGGAAGCCGGTGCTAATAAGCTATAAATGGCCGAAATACGCGAAGAATCCAGAATACGCAGATCAGTTGCCAGTGGGTGAAATAGTTCGAGTGGAACGTAATAATGTTGAAAAGTTCATATCGGGAAGAGCAGTCAACCAGTACTTTATCCAGAAAAGAATAGCGGAGACGTCAACGGCGACGCTGTGGAGGTGCTACGACGTGGTAACGAACAAGTTCTACTGCATAAAGCTATACTACATAACAGCATGTAAGAAGGAGAGGTCAGTGCGTTTCTTCAAAGACGACACGGAGGTGGTcacgctgctggacaaggTGATCGACGAGATGATGTACCAAACATCGCTGAAATCGTCCCAGGGAGTGTGCAGAGCGAAGGAGGTCCTGGTGGACCTGGCCGGAGACCTGATCTACTTTATAATGGACTACTACCCCTCGCAGCTGATGAACTACGACTACAACACGGGACGATACTGCGGACCGTACAAGGGAGAGCTGCGAATGAAATACCTGTACAACGAAAAGACGGCCAGGGAGATCATGACGCAGCTGGTGAAGACGACGGAGAAGCTGCACGCGAAGGGCCTGGTGCACAAGGACATAAAGCCCGACAACATACTTATCTCGACAGTGGACGCGCGAATGTTCGATTGCTTCAACGCGCCGGAGAACGCGACGATGAGTCGGTACTCCTCGGACGACCTGATGGAGACGACGCCGCACAACGAGGACGCGGAGGAGTTGgtggaaaaaatagacCTCGCGAAGACGACGGAGGTGGTGAAGTTCAGCAGGGAGGGGCTGAGCAGGAGTCTGTTCTGCGAAGGAGTGACTGGGGACTTCCCGTACAACTTCAGCAACCACTTCGACCTCATATTCATGCTCTGGGAGGACTCGAGGGTGATAATAGACCTGAACCGCTTCAGACAGAGCGAAAACGAGTTCTTCCTGGGAAAAAACGCACTGACGTTCGCACGCCAGGCGGCCTTGAACTCTGTGGTTAACGCGAGGGACGTGTACTCGTACTTCACAAGGCACCGCCCGGAGCTAAACTACAAGATTAACAGGAACTTCAGCCCCTTAAAGGCTATTCAGAGCACGCTGAAGGACGGAAAAGGTGCTGGAGCAAGCAGCGCCAGTTACGCCACTGGCGCCAACGGGCAAAATGGCGATAATCTGACGCCTAGAGGAAGAGGCAGGACTCCCAGAATTAAAAACTTAGCCAAGGATGGAGACTTTGAACTGAAGGTAGAGGCGGTGCTCTGCGACTTTGGAGTCGCAAGTATAGCGGAGCAGGAGCTGGGCGAGCTGGTGATTTACGATTCAGAGGGAACGACGTCGTTCACGAGTCCAGAGAGCCTGAAGTACATCGAAGGCTCAATCTCGGCGCCCAAAAGGGAGGTGTTTTCGCTCGGAGTGACGCTGTACTGTATGATTTACGGCATGCTTCCGTACTCGGGTAAGAGCAGCATTGAAATGCTTGTGAGCATTCTCGAGACGCCGCTGGTGTACCACGCATTCCGCGAAGTTTCCGACGATTTGAAGCTCCTGCTCTCCGAAATGCTCCACAAGGACCAGGACAAGAGGATTAAGCTGAGCTCAATTCTGAGTCATCCATGGTTTAAGAATTCACAGTAA